The Fictibacillus arsenicus genome contains a region encoding:
- a CDS encoding anti-sigma-I factor RsgI family protein → MKSGSGIVIEVNNRKATLLMKDGTFVTVRVPAGKNPSVGREYQASYFSERKRSLFVVPSVAAILAVVLLSGLIPIGSESAAAAYVSFDINPSLEVGVDEEMQVIQIDAFNDEAKKIIDKYDLNVENQFSFEDFADQLIKAYEEEGYMESDHSMLITTISSEEGNDKTEAALDEAVNSIVKKTVVKYPVRITVSESNPDTREKAKQLGVSSGKYKAFQTANINGKTLTEEKIKEVNFQELKVNTLSSNDIQSLPHPRKINTEAHERKNDIKIAVPKKAVSQPKEVKKHREKHHNQDNHHNKKQEKLVKPKERKLNNSDNKHQNRAFNSNKQKNNEHQNRNANNHHKKNQQDRNKQDRNKQDRNKQDRDKHRNKH, encoded by the coding sequence TTGAAAAGCGGCAGCGGCATTGTAATAGAGGTTAACAACAGAAAAGCGACTTTGCTTATGAAAGATGGAACATTTGTAACGGTAAGAGTACCAGCAGGCAAAAATCCATCAGTGGGCAGAGAATATCAGGCTTCTTATTTTTCGGAAAGGAAAAGAAGTCTTTTTGTGGTGCCATCTGTAGCAGCGATACTTGCTGTTGTTCTTCTATCAGGTTTGATCCCGATTGGAAGCGAGTCAGCGGCAGCGGCTTATGTAAGCTTTGATATTAATCCAAGCTTAGAAGTGGGCGTAGATGAGGAAATGCAGGTTATCCAAATTGATGCATTTAATGACGAGGCAAAAAAAATCATAGATAAATATGATCTGAACGTTGAAAATCAATTTTCATTTGAAGACTTTGCTGATCAGCTTATTAAGGCATATGAAGAAGAAGGTTATATGGAATCAGACCATTCTATGCTCATCACAACCATTTCCAGTGAAGAAGGCAATGATAAGACTGAAGCAGCTCTAGATGAAGCAGTAAATTCAATCGTGAAGAAGACTGTTGTAAAATACCCTGTCCGTATCACTGTTTCAGAGTCTAATCCTGACACTCGTGAAAAAGCAAAGCAGCTTGGAGTGTCTTCAGGAAAATATAAAGCATTTCAAACTGCAAACATAAACGGCAAGACTTTAACAGAAGAGAAGATAAAAGAGGTTAACTTTCAAGAGCTAAAAGTAAATACTTTATCCTCTAATGACATACAAAGCTTACCGCACCCAAGGAAAATTAACACCGAAGCCCATGAACGAAAGAATGACATAAAAATAGCAGTCCCTAAAAAAGCAGTTAGCCAACCAAAAGAAGTTAAAAAGCACAGAGAAAAGCATCACAATCAAGATAATCACCATAACAAGAAACAAGAAAAATTGGTGAAGCCTAAAGAAAGAAAGTTAAATAATAGCGATAACAAGCATCAAAATCGTGCGTTTAACAGCAATAAACAAAAGAATAATGAACATCAAAACCGAAACGCGAATAATCATCACAAGAAAAATCAGCAGGACCGCAATAAACAGGACCGCAATAAACAGGACCGCAATAAGCAAGATCGCGACAAACATCGTAACAAACATTAG